Below is a genomic region from Streptomyces sp. RPA4-2.
GTTGCCATCGCAACCACCTCGACACCCCGATGGACGCCGACTGCCGCAGCTACGCACGGCTCCTGGACGCGGTCACCCGCTCGTCCGGCGCCGAGACCCCCGGTGACCTCTCGCGGCATCTCGCGCGCTGCGTGCGGTGCGCGGAGGCGGCCGCCTGTCTGCGGCTGCACGGCGGCGGGCTGCCCGCGGCGATCTCGGGCGGAGTGATCGGCTGGGGCGGACTCGCGTATCTGGAACGGCGGCGCCGCGCCGCCGAGGCGGGACTGGCCGGCGGCCGTACGGACGCGGCCGTGGACACGGGCCTCGCCGAGGGCGGGCCGGTCCGGCCCCGGATCGGCCGGACCGGGATCCTGGTGGCCGCCGCCGTCGTGTCGGCGCTGGCGCTCACGGTCTCCCTGATGCCCTTCGGCGGTTCCCACGGCGGCGGTACGCCCGCGTCCGGCGCGCCGGACGAGCGGCAGCCGGTGGCGGAGCCCGTGCCTTCCCTCCCGGTGGCCACGTCGGGCTCGCCCACCGCCACAGCCACAGCCACCGCCACCGCGGCCTCGACGGCACGGCCGGAGGCCGGCTCCGACCCGGAGGCCCAGGGAGAGTCCTCCGAGCCCGCGGACACGTCGCGCCGGCCGGCGGACGTCACCAAGAGCGCGTCGGCGGACTGCGCGGTGAAGTACGAGATCGTCAACGAGTGGCCGGACGGCTTCCAGGCCACCGTCACCGTCACCTCCGCCGAGGCCCTCGGCACCTGGCGGCTCGGCTGGACCTTCGACGACGGCCAGCGCGTCGGCCAGATGTGGGACGGCACCTTCGCCCAGGACGACGCCAGGGTCACGGCCACCGCCGCCGACTACAACAAATCCGTCGCCGCCAACGGCACCTTCGCCTTCGGCTTCCTCGGCTCGTGGAGTGGCGCCAACTCGGCCCCGCACGACTTCACCCTCAACAACGACCGGTGTGACGCCGGTAGTTGAGGGGCGCCTGCTGGGTGCCGGCCGGTCGAGGGCGTCGGTCGGGGAGGGGCGGTCGCACGGGCTCGCCTCCGGCCCGCGGTGGCGTATGCCGGTCCGGCACCGTGCGGGAGCGGAAATATCCGGTGGCGCCGAGAATCGGCTCTCTATACAGTGAAGACCGCTTCACACGGTGGCCGTCGGCCGCCGCTGCCGGCTGAGCGATGAAGGAGGTGTGACCGATGGCTGTCACTGAGATGGGCGTTTCCCGCATCCAGAAGTTCATCAAGTCCACCTCCGTGGCCGCCGGCTGACCTTCCACCTTCTTCGCGCCCGAGTGCGCGTGCCGGGGCCACCCTTGTGAAGGGTTTCCCTTGACTTCCTCCGTTTTCCCCGCGGCACACCCTCTCCAGCCGTACGGCTGGGACGACGCCTGGGCGGACGAGTTCGCTCCGTACGACGCCGAGGGGCTGCTGGCCGGGCGGGTCGTCCGCGTCGACCGCGGGCAGTGCGACGTGGTCACCGCCGACGGTGTCCTGCGCGC
It encodes:
- a CDS encoding cellulose-binding domain-containing protein; this translates as MPDLPTPQDAAEAALLSECWDAVLSYADLCTSGSAAATRLATEAFTHGITELRAATKASKNTGTGRRVLRLPRIPLMLTSVRAAAAAWEGGGLGHRLDPDLRLWLNSEKATRYTGPPLHRPVALRGLQDMQEPDAALLWLAEVESLPLPAVARRLGLDPSTVATELTQVRALFRDRCHRNHLDTPMDADCRSYARLLDAVTRSSGAETPGDLSRHLARCVRCAEAAACLRLHGGGLPAAISGGVIGWGGLAYLERRRRAAEAGLAGGRTDAAVDTGLAEGGPVRPRIGRTGILVAAAVVSALALTVSLMPFGGSHGGGTPASGAPDERQPVAEPVPSLPVATSGSPTATATATATAASTARPEAGSDPEAQGESSEPADTSRRPADVTKSASADCAVKYEIVNEWPDGFQATVTVTSAEALGTWRLGWTFDDGQRVGQMWDGTFAQDDARVTATAADYNKSVAANGTFAFGFLGSWSGANSAPHDFTLNNDRCDAGS